A single Clavibacter nebraskensis NCPPB 2581 DNA region contains:
- a CDS encoding acyl carrier protein: protein MALSTEEVLAGLAELVNDETGIATDTVEMDKSFTDDLDIDSISMMTIVVNAEEKFDVKIPDEEVKNLKTVGDAVTFITNAQS from the coding sequence ATGGCACTGTCCACCGAAGAAGTCCTGGCCGGCCTGGCCGAGCTCGTCAACGACGAGACCGGGATCGCCACCGACACCGTCGAGATGGACAAGTCGTTCACCGACGACCTGGACATCGACTCGATCTCGATGATGACGATCGTCGTCAACGCCGAGGAGAAGTTCGACGTCAAGATCCCCGACGAGGAAGTCAAGAACCTCAAGACCGTCGGCGACGCGGTCACCTTCATCACCAACGCGCAGTCCTGA